A window of the Listeria swaminathanii genome harbors these coding sequences:
- a CDS encoding ABC transporter ATP-binding protein — MGKHIKVSFKHVSKEYDLYQNKSDKIKGLFMPKSQKMQSFWALRDVSFDIHDGETVGLIGINGSGKSTISSIMSGVIPPTQGEVIINGETSLIAIAVGLKGPLTGYENIRLKLLMHGMKSSEINKLMPGIIEFADIGDFINQPIKNYSSGMRSRLGFAISVHTNPDILVIDEALSVGDQTFYEKCVAKINEFKARGKTIVFVSHSLGQVKSLCDRIIWMHHGEIREMGTAQEVAQKYDEFVKWFNKQPNDYKKKYQKEHKEHQKAPQKKIYPNPNANKYRLTMFDKILLTVLIALTVLFGTLVATGKSFKGLISEGSTNQIEQIAHVANKDLKLK; from the coding sequence ATGGGTAAACATATCAAAGTATCATTTAAACATGTGTCGAAGGAATATGACCTCTATCAAAATAAATCTGATAAGATTAAAGGCTTGTTCATGCCGAAAAGTCAAAAAATGCAATCCTTTTGGGCTTTACGAGACGTATCTTTTGATATTCATGATGGTGAAACAGTAGGACTTATCGGAATCAATGGTTCAGGTAAGTCAACGATATCGAGTATTATGTCAGGCGTTATTCCTCCCACACAAGGGGAAGTCATTATCAACGGTGAGACCTCTTTAATCGCCATTGCAGTTGGGCTAAAAGGACCACTTACAGGATATGAGAATATTCGTTTGAAATTGCTTATGCACGGAATGAAAAGTTCTGAAATTAACAAATTGATGCCAGGTATTATCGAATTTGCAGATATTGGTGACTTTATTAATCAACCAATTAAAAACTATTCAAGCGGGATGCGTTCTCGTTTAGGTTTTGCGATATCGGTGCATACTAACCCTGATATTTTAGTCATCGATGAAGCATTATCTGTAGGTGACCAGACTTTTTATGAAAAATGTGTAGCTAAAATTAATGAATTTAAAGCACGTGGAAAAACCATTGTTTTCGTCAGTCACTCGCTTGGTCAAGTAAAAAGCTTGTGTGACAGAATTATTTGGATGCACCACGGTGAAATAAGAGAAATGGGCACAGCACAAGAAGTTGCTCAAAAATATGACGAGTTTGTCAAATGGTTTAACAAACAACCAAACGATTATAAGAAAAAATATCAAAAAGAACATAAAGAACATCAAAAAGCGCCACAAAAAAAGATTTATCCAAATCCAAATGCCAATAAATATCGGCTAACAATGTTCGATAAAATATTGTTAACGGTTCTAATTGCATTAACGGTACTGTTCGGGACATTAGTGGCGACGGGGAAATCCTTTAAAGGCTTAATCAGCGAAGGATCCACGAACCAAATCGAACAAATAGCTCATGTAGCGAATAAAGATTTAAAACTAAAGTAA
- a CDS encoding glycosyltransferase family 2 protein → MEKPFLTVVVPCYNEEEVLSESVAQLTNIIQKLVMSESISNKSQIMFVDDGSKDKTWELIQQYSESNEHVSGLKLSRNYGHQGALLAGLTEAHAYSDCVVSIDADLQDDVNAIIEFIEKYHEGYDVVYGVRDKRDTDTYFKRNSALAFYRIMSKLGVNMVPNHADYRLLSKRALTEFLRYKEENMFIRGIVPLLGFKSTKVFYNRNERFAGESKYPLKKMVLFAVDGITSFSVAPIRLLLVIGSVIFMIGVVMGIYAIVQKIIGAVVPGWTSLIVSLWLIGGIQLIGIGVLGEYIGKIFKQVKERPRFTIEENVFETKCKENKINER, encoded by the coding sequence GTGGAAAAACCATTTTTAACAGTTGTGGTGCCTTGTTATAATGAAGAGGAAGTTCTAAGTGAGAGCGTTGCACAACTAACAAATATTATACAAAAATTAGTGATGAGTGAATCAATCAGCAACAAAAGTCAGATTATGTTTGTAGATGATGGAAGTAAAGATAAAACTTGGGAACTTATACAACAATACTCAGAATCAAATGAGCATGTTTCAGGATTGAAATTAAGCCGTAATTACGGACATCAAGGCGCGTTGCTTGCAGGTTTAACAGAAGCACATGCCTATTCAGATTGTGTGGTGTCAATTGATGCCGACCTACAAGATGATGTGAATGCAATTATCGAGTTTATAGAAAAATACCATGAAGGCTACGATGTGGTTTATGGTGTGCGCGACAAACGTGATACAGATACTTACTTTAAGAGAAACTCAGCGTTAGCTTTCTATAGAATTATGAGTAAACTTGGCGTTAACATGGTTCCAAATCATGCTGACTATCGATTACTTAGCAAACGGGCATTAACCGAATTTTTACGTTATAAAGAAGAAAATATGTTTATCCGTGGTATCGTGCCATTATTAGGATTTAAATCTACCAAAGTATTCTACAATCGAAATGAAAGATTTGCGGGTGAATCCAAATATCCATTGAAGAAAATGGTATTATTTGCGGTGGACGGGATTACTTCCTTCAGCGTTGCGCCTATTCGATTGTTACTAGTTATTGGATCTGTTATTTTTATGATTGGTGTAGTCATGGGTATTTATGCGATTGTCCAAAAAATAATTGGTGCGGTTGTACCTGGTTGGACTTCTTTAATCGTCTCTCTATGGTTAATCGGCGGTATCCAGTTAATCGGAATTGGTGTGTTAGGTGAATACATTGGAAAAATCTTCAAACAAGTCAAAGAACGTCCTCGCTTTACGATTGAAGAGAACGTTTTTGAAACGAAATGTAAGGAAAATAAAATCAACGAGAGATAG
- a CDS encoding glycosyltransferase family 39 protein, producing the protein MKNRLAYIFNAFFILIFGYLLCISIFKPQEISFNHPSIFIIFSAAALLVLIGIYQLFTKLNKKGDGVITIFLVSLIILTQIYLLFSLRMDSFADAFVIKGEALKMLANGGHATVQDYFLMYPNNVFITIIRYWLYSFGGTLGISNTYLLESAFLFVCMNITIFVLYWIVRKENGTKFGNIYLLIVLFCVPLLGYIWYFYTDTLVLPFTALIALFYYLYTKNSKWWYFIFIGLLFAIGYQIKPNIIILLPAMLIHLCFIRNWRKILLNTLVLLVCFFSLSTAFTPIAESYGFKKDPTVEFPQTHWLMMGLGDPAGRYNREDVTYTSEFKTKEEKEAANIEKIKERIEEHGPLGLLKLFDNKVLNTWTDGTRAYTWYINSALEYPAPYDYFFGDKRVVTELPAQMFHIINLFLICLGALRFYKKKEFDMSFFVNIALVGVWLFHLFWEANQRYIMFITPLMILSSIYGFKFIVESLYTKKFDLKKGLRKGFLIVTFCVFLLSTVTFAYIGNTVAGQTQDINKYLVKQSYAHIQLAVNSNQTIKQTFNVSDPFNSIQLAILKAPDADSKYRIKVINKTNKKEVYNEVIEGSEFEESKNYQINVNEKPKGKTEYVIEVYQVENKNPKEPLMLGTYISDIVDLYPYGALYIKGKAREKQDIGFSVSTVASEPIIPKYVSIIFDLGVIIIFAGTYYVFRRKAEDNG; encoded by the coding sequence GTGAAGAATAGGTTAGCTTATATTTTTAATGCGTTTTTTATACTTATTTTTGGTTACTTACTTTGCATAAGCATTTTTAAACCGCAAGAGATCAGTTTTAATCATCCAAGTATATTTATCATTTTTAGTGCTGCGGCGCTTTTAGTTCTTATTGGAATTTATCAGTTATTTACGAAATTGAATAAAAAAGGAGATGGTGTAATAACCATCTTTTTGGTGAGCTTGATTATATTAACGCAAATATACTTACTCTTCTCTTTAAGAATGGATTCATTTGCGGATGCTTTTGTCATCAAAGGTGAGGCCTTGAAAATGCTTGCTAATGGTGGACATGCAACGGTGCAAGATTATTTCTTAATGTACCCTAATAATGTTTTTATAACGATTATCCGCTACTGGTTATACTCTTTTGGAGGAACACTGGGTATTAGTAATACGTATCTACTAGAAAGTGCCTTCTTATTTGTTTGCATGAACATAACTATTTTTGTATTGTATTGGATTGTTCGCAAAGAAAATGGTACTAAATTCGGTAATATTTATTTATTAATTGTGCTATTTTGTGTACCTTTACTTGGTTACATTTGGTATTTTTATACAGATACACTTGTATTACCTTTTACTGCACTTATTGCATTGTTTTATTATCTTTACACGAAAAATAGTAAGTGGTGGTATTTTATTTTTATCGGGTTACTGTTTGCGATAGGTTATCAGATTAAGCCTAATATCATCATTTTACTTCCAGCAATGCTTATTCATCTTTGTTTTATTCGAAATTGGCGAAAAATTCTTTTGAATACACTTGTTTTATTGGTTTGCTTTTTCAGCTTGAGCACCGCATTTACACCAATTGCTGAGAGTTATGGCTTCAAGAAAGATCCAACAGTAGAATTTCCGCAAACACATTGGCTTATGATGGGGCTTGGCGATCCAGCTGGGCGTTATAATCGAGAAGATGTAACTTACACTTCTGAATTTAAAACAAAAGAAGAAAAAGAAGCGGCAAATATCGAAAAAATTAAAGAACGAATTGAAGAACATGGACCGCTTGGCTTATTGAAGCTTTTTGATAATAAAGTATTAAATACTTGGACGGACGGGACGCGCGCTTATACATGGTACATTAATTCAGCGCTTGAATATCCTGCGCCATACGATTATTTCTTTGGGGATAAACGTGTTGTGACAGAATTGCCTGCTCAAATGTTCCATATCATCAACTTATTTTTAATTTGTTTAGGTGCTTTACGTTTTTATAAGAAGAAGGAATTCGATATGTCCTTTTTCGTTAATATTGCACTCGTTGGTGTTTGGTTGTTCCATTTATTTTGGGAAGCAAATCAACGTTATATCATGTTTATCACACCACTGATGATTTTGTCCTCTATCTATGGATTTAAATTTATAGTAGAATCATTATATACGAAGAAATTTGATTTAAAAAAAGGGCTGAGAAAAGGCTTTTTAATTGTTACTTTCTGTGTGTTTTTGTTGAGTACTGTTACTTTTGCATATATTGGAAATACAGTTGCTGGGCAAACGCAAGATATAAATAAATACCTTGTTAAACAGAGCTATGCCCATATTCAATTGGCAGTTAATAGCAATCAAACTATTAAGCAGACTTTTAATGTAAGTGATCCATTTAATTCTATCCAATTAGCTATTCTAAAAGCACCTGATGCAGATAGTAAATATCGAATTAAAGTTATTAATAAAACAAATAAAAAAGAAGTTTATAATGAAGTGATAGAGGGCTCAGAATTTGAAGAGTCAAAAAATTATCAAATAAATGTAAACGAAAAGCCAAAAGGCAAAACAGAGTACGTTATTGAAGTCTATCAAGTGGAAAATAAAAATCCTAAAGAACCGCTAATGCTTGGTACTTACATTTCGGATATAGTGGATCTTTATCCATATGGTGCTTTGTACATTAAAGGTAAAGCAAGAGAGAAACAAGATATTGGTTTTAGTGTTTCGACAGTCGCTTCTGAGCCGATAATACCGAAATACGTATCTATTATTTTTGATTTAGGTGTTATAATTATTTTCGCAGGAACATATTATGTGTTTAGAAGAAAAGCTGAAGACAATGGATGA
- a CDS encoding bifunctional glycosyltransferase/CDP-glycerol:glycerophosphate glycerophosphotransferase has product MNIDSNNNIDKNREAGISIIIPLYNVEEVILETLESIHEQTFDMYEVLLIDDGSTDKTIEMVTEYIADKPKFKLHTQPNGGPASARNHGLRLANRMYICFVDSDDIIPNYALQLMYDGAISTGSKLITGATKRFNSEDEWFIPMHIQYNIAKPGLKTLLKNPELFYSIGPCAKLYHHSLIDGVFFPENIRYGEDQPFVLHALLQAENIYTVEKVVYYYRLRDGESQSLTQSVNKDPIRILKSVFQIFDYGEAELLKNNTEYEVALKYYQRVSSIELWGALRAAIESKKSENQKIAFTMTLDWLKTKSDDFLNIIPSFRYFLLFSSIERVRYITKDNKENYRQLITYLWDRQGEEAKIAFRKTYPVHMKAALQIMENNNWSDARKISFKFIIRRQFKAPILIRKISRGIIFRIATWLPRKKDQVILATERSTSLEGNLLAIYDYMFYNNMPQKVYVFLRKNRNWFEMFQLYYALGRTKTIVLDDYYNKIYGLKFNKKTHVIQSWHATGAFKKFGFSALEGTDANTEEFETRAHSPYTDVLVSSEGIIPEYMEAFRKQANQIKPIGVPRTDVFFDQEYVDYTKEKYMKMYPQLRDKKVLLYAPTFRGGPNERFNYSVVLDIAALKKELGDTHILILKFHPVIKNVSFNVDEDDPFILDLTLNNDINDLMLFSDALITDYSSVIFEFSLMNKPIYFFAYDIDDYLDERGFYFDYKATIPGEVFKDTPSLINSIKTGKYNYDELEVFKKKFVGSLDGNSTKRFVETYIGKADEEVKDL; this is encoded by the coding sequence ATGAACATTGATTCAAATAATAACATCGATAAGAATCGAGAAGCTGGGATTAGTATTATTATTCCACTCTATAATGTGGAAGAAGTAATTCTGGAAACTCTCGAAAGCATTCATGAGCAGACATTTGACATGTACGAAGTTTTATTAATTGACGATGGTTCGACTGATAAAACAATAGAGATGGTAACGGAATATATAGCGGATAAGCCGAAATTCAAGTTGCATACACAACCGAATGGTGGACCGGCTTCGGCTAGGAACCATGGCTTACGTCTTGCGAATAGAATGTATATTTGTTTTGTAGACAGCGACGATATTATTCCTAACTACGCGTTGCAACTTATGTATGATGGTGCAATATCCACTGGTTCAAAATTAATTACTGGTGCAACGAAGCGATTTAATTCAGAGGATGAATGGTTTATTCCGATGCATATTCAATACAATATTGCGAAACCGGGGCTGAAAACACTTTTGAAAAATCCGGAGTTGTTTTATTCGATTGGCCCTTGCGCGAAATTGTACCATCATTCTTTAATAGATGGTGTGTTTTTCCCTGAGAATATTCGTTACGGTGAAGACCAGCCATTTGTTTTACATGCTTTGTTACAAGCAGAAAATATTTATACTGTAGAGAAAGTGGTTTATTATTACCGTTTACGTGACGGGGAATCGCAATCTTTAACACAATCTGTAAATAAAGACCCTATTCGTATTTTAAAATCTGTTTTCCAAATTTTTGACTACGGGGAAGCAGAGCTACTGAAAAATAATACGGAATATGAAGTGGCATTAAAATATTATCAACGAGTATCTAGCATAGAACTTTGGGGCGCTTTGAGAGCTGCTATTGAAAGCAAGAAAAGTGAAAACCAAAAAATTGCGTTTACGATGACGTTAGATTGGTTAAAAACAAAATCAGATGACTTCCTAAATATTATTCCTTCGTTTAGATATTTCTTATTGTTTAGTAGTATTGAGCGCGTTCGTTATATTACGAAAGATAATAAAGAGAACTATCGCCAACTGATTACGTATTTATGGGATAGACAAGGCGAAGAAGCTAAAATTGCGTTTAGAAAAACGTACCCTGTTCATATGAAAGCTGCTTTGCAAATTATGGAAAATAATAACTGGAGTGATGCGCGTAAAATCTCCTTTAAGTTTATTATTCGCCGTCAATTTAAGGCACCTATTTTGATTCGTAAAATAAGCAGAGGGATCATCTTTAGAATTGCTACGTGGCTGCCGCGTAAAAAGGATCAGGTTATTCTGGCTACAGAACGTAGTACAAGTTTAGAAGGTAATTTATTAGCTATTTATGATTACATGTTTTATAACAATATGCCGCAAAAAGTATATGTATTTTTACGGAAAAATCGTAATTGGTTTGAAATGTTCCAATTGTATTATGCGCTTGGGCGGACTAAAACGATTGTGCTAGATGATTATTATAATAAAATTTATGGTTTGAAGTTTAATAAAAAAACACATGTTATCCAATCGTGGCATGCAACCGGTGCTTTCAAAAAGTTTGGTTTTAGTGCGCTGGAAGGTACAGATGCCAATACCGAAGAATTTGAAACACGTGCGCACTCGCCGTATACGGATGTGCTTGTTAGTTCAGAAGGAATTATTCCTGAGTATATGGAAGCCTTTAGAAAACAAGCCAATCAAATTAAACCAATTGGTGTGCCGAGAACAGATGTGTTTTTTGACCAAGAATATGTAGATTATACAAAAGAAAAATATATGAAAATGTATCCGCAACTACGCGATAAAAAAGTATTGCTTTATGCTCCAACGTTCCGCGGTGGTCCGAATGAACGCTTTAATTATAGCGTTGTACTCGATATTGCTGCTTTGAAAAAAGAGCTTGGTGATACGCATATTCTTATTTTGAAATTCCATCCAGTTATTAAAAACGTGTCATTTAACGTAGATGAGGACGATCCATTTATTTTAGATTTAACATTGAATAACGATATTAATGATTTAATGCTATTCAGTGATGCGCTTATTACGGACTATTCTTCGGTAATTTTCGAGTTTAGTTTGATGAATAAACCAATTTATTTCTTTGCTTATGATATTGATGATTATTTGGATGAACGTGGATTTTATTTCGATTATAAAGCAACTATTCCAGGCGAAGTATTTAAAGATACACCATCACTTATTAATTCCATCAAAACTGGGAAATATAATTATGATGAACTGGAAGTCTTTAAGAAGAAATTTGTTGGAAGCCTAGATGGTAATTCAACGAAGCGTTTTGTAGAGACGTATATCGGAAAAGCGGATGAGGAAGTGAAAGATTTATGA
- a CDS encoding GW domain-containing glycosaminoglycan-binding protein, translated as MINKKWMKIVMIPMLVVPMYGLTTVSGEIQDSLTGKNSFVKDAEAATTASQQAFIDKIAPAAQASQENYHLLSSITLAQAILESGWGKSGLATKGYNLFGIKGKYNGQSVIMTTSEYVNGEWIRIDAEFRKYPSWNESVTDHTLLLVNGTSWNKNLYKKVVDATDYKVAAMELQKAGYATSPTYGASLIQVIENYDLAKYDVLYDKILTQKSTSGKATVTSPTGNGVWTLPYKVKGVQSVSPASTYANKDIDLVSVATTKRGTYYQFKYNGKVIGWVDAKALTIYDSVNYDNVNVGRAKITSPVSNGIWSKPYNVYGREFVTNATTYAQQEIKLLREAQTAKGTYYQFSINNKTIGWIDKRALTIYPYDSIVSSKNVNLDGQITDPVGNGIWTKAYKLEGTTSVAQATKYANKDVKISQQVETQHGTYYNISIDGTAIGWLDKNAITLYDQAEYNKAVSLDAAVRNVSGNAVWTEPYRIAGTKLIGPAETYLNKEVEIVREAKTPKGTYYQFKSGGKVIGWLDQKAFEVYDNVIYNKAVNMDAVVENVTGNAVWTTPYKSKGVKLVTSAATYKGKATKITREAQTSRGTYYEFSVDGKVIGWLDKKAFDVYDSIEYNKAINMTGLLSNAPGNGIWTEPYRTIGTKNVGQATAYANKTVQLVREAKTTRATYYQMSVNGKIVGWVDKRAFTNVK; from the coding sequence ATGATAAATAAAAAGTGGATGAAAATTGTAATGATTCCAATGCTAGTTGTCCCAATGTATGGTTTGACAACGGTCAGCGGAGAAATACAAGATTCATTAACTGGGAAAAATTCCTTCGTTAAAGACGCTGAAGCTGCTACAACAGCATCACAACAAGCGTTTATCGACAAAATAGCACCTGCAGCCCAGGCATCTCAAGAGAATTATCATCTGTTATCTAGTATAACTTTAGCTCAAGCAATTTTAGAATCTGGTTGGGGAAAAAGTGGACTTGCTACAAAAGGTTATAATTTATTTGGTATTAAAGGGAAATACAACGGACAATCCGTTATCATGACAACATCTGAATATGTGAACGGTGAGTGGATTAGAATTGACGCTGAGTTCCGTAAATATCCTAGTTGGAACGAATCTGTAACAGACCATACACTTTTATTAGTGAATGGAACTTCTTGGAACAAAAACTTATATAAAAAAGTAGTCGATGCAACGGACTATAAAGTAGCTGCAATGGAACTTCAAAAAGCAGGATATGCAACTTCTCCAACATATGGTGCTAGTTTAATTCAAGTAATTGAAAATTATGATCTAGCCAAATATGATGTTTTATACGATAAAATTCTTACTCAAAAATCCACTTCTGGAAAAGCGACTGTTACAAGTCCAACTGGAAATGGCGTTTGGACATTACCGTATAAAGTGAAAGGCGTGCAGTCTGTAAGCCCGGCTAGCACATATGCTAATAAAGATATCGATTTAGTATCTGTTGCTACAACTAAAAGAGGTACGTACTATCAATTTAAATACAATGGTAAAGTAATTGGTTGGGTAGATGCAAAAGCACTAACTATTTACGATAGCGTTAATTATGATAATGTAAACGTTGGCCGTGCTAAAATCACATCGCCTGTAAGCAATGGTATTTGGTCTAAACCATACAATGTTTACGGAAGAGAATTTGTTACGAATGCGACAACATATGCACAACAAGAAATTAAACTTTTACGTGAAGCGCAAACTGCAAAAGGAACCTATTACCAATTTAGCATTAACAATAAAACAATTGGTTGGATTGATAAAAGAGCGCTTACTATCTATCCGTATGATTCCATTGTTTCAAGCAAAAATGTTAATCTTGATGGACAAATCACAGATCCAGTAGGAAATGGTATTTGGACAAAAGCATATAAATTGGAAGGCACAACTTCTGTAGCGCAAGCAACTAAATATGCGAATAAAGATGTGAAAATTAGCCAACAAGTAGAAACACAACATGGCACATATTACAATATCAGCATTGATGGAACAGCAATTGGTTGGTTAGATAAGAACGCGATTACGCTTTATGACCAAGCTGAGTATAATAAAGCAGTTTCATTAGATGCAGCAGTAAGAAATGTGAGTGGTAATGCCGTATGGACAGAACCATATCGCATAGCTGGAACAAAATTAATCGGACCAGCTGAAACTTACTTGAATAAAGAAGTAGAAATTGTACGCGAAGCAAAAACGCCAAAAGGAACCTACTACCAATTTAAATCTGGTGGTAAAGTAATCGGTTGGTTGGATCAAAAAGCTTTTGAAGTATACGACAACGTTATTTACAATAAAGCGGTTAATATGGACGCTGTAGTTGAAAATGTAACTGGTAATGCCGTATGGACTACTCCTTATAAGAGTAAAGGTGTTAAACTTGTTACTTCAGCAGCAACCTATAAAGGTAAAGCAACTAAAATAACTCGTGAAGCGCAAACAAGTAGAGGAACATACTATGAGTTTAGTGTTGATGGTAAAGTCATTGGCTGGCTAGATAAAAAAGCTTTTGATGTTTACGATTCTATTGAATATAATAAGGCTATTAATATGACTGGATTACTGAGCAATGCACCAGGTAATGGTATCTGGACAGAGCCTTATAGAACCATTGGAACTAAAAACGTCGGACAAGCAACTGCTTATGCGAATAAGACTGTACAGCTAGTGCGTGAAGCTAAAACAACGCGCGCGACTTACTATCAAATGAGCGTTAATGGCAAAATAGTTGGTTGGGTCGATAAACGTGCTTTTACAAACGTTAAATAA
- a CDS encoding DUF6270 domain-containing protein, whose translation MKFYIKEIQLIESKTWKLHGFSDGKISSIQAYYNEVREYKHPEQKLDIPFTQDKNSFTALISVDELANLSLPNNQTVWKFKVNGDYPYTNLITDGPIINKPFQPANSLYQYHFDFPEGVLTLVSKPIELFASIENYTLDKDVMSGAIKINSSLPAHEFNAKLVLKRRPTPSFYLFHEQQQVFDLGVINDNTVNFSVPIKELSADFLVDNTNILDAMIEVSSSSEQTGLSAFLSINPDMKPSIPREIEIGAPLFASLRSYVTGSNRLSFYFKKNIQGLISLTQLKESKSDITLQFKLESSFSDSQIVAKRLDKKANTFEYNVEQVWPLKKGLTKYSAQISKKDFLAGPINKPDATWDFFLRSQNMPDLPILVPNTIELDSSDFFDIANKQFKAQLTKNDFNNLACLTVAAPKIKEDITKIAVMGTCFSRNAFNSSPFFNPDYKAFFECNFTQFHSSIISVMTKPAEQVNLDKYTDIAKSEKAFVVEDWKKDFFTNLKDSNSDYFLIDLYPDVIRPVIWINDETAITLSYVIEQSQLLNDISYERILDHIDNEAFFNEWKGYADQFIEKLTEVIPADRVILNLGGFTTSYYDEDGKVVTYKNKMAIEKNNYFWDRLNNYFLSKLPEARVIDFSKKTYIGDFNYPFGHSFSHFESPYYKDFLKELIYITKS comes from the coding sequence ATGAAATTTTACATTAAGGAAATTCAGCTAATAGAATCTAAAACATGGAAGTTGCACGGTTTTTCAGATGGAAAAATCAGTAGTATACAAGCATACTACAACGAAGTCCGAGAATATAAACACCCTGAACAAAAGTTAGATATTCCTTTTACTCAAGATAAGAATTCATTTACAGCGCTTATTTCTGTTGATGAACTTGCCAATCTTTCTCTACCTAACAATCAAACTGTATGGAAATTCAAAGTAAATGGTGATTATCCGTACACAAATTTAATAACAGATGGACCTATTATAAATAAACCGTTCCAACCGGCTAACTCGCTTTACCAGTATCATTTTGATTTTCCAGAAGGAGTTTTGACACTTGTTAGTAAACCTATCGAACTATTTGCTTCTATAGAAAACTATACGTTAGATAAAGACGTTATGTCTGGCGCTATCAAAATCAACTCTTCCCTTCCAGCACACGAATTTAACGCAAAATTAGTTCTCAAACGCAGACCTACACCAAGTTTTTATTTATTCCATGAACAACAACAAGTCTTTGATTTAGGGGTTATTAATGATAATACGGTTAATTTCTCTGTACCAATCAAAGAGTTATCTGCTGATTTCTTAGTAGATAATACAAATATTCTTGATGCGATGATTGAAGTATCCTCTAGCAGTGAGCAAACCGGATTATCTGCTTTCTTGTCTATTAACCCAGATATGAAGCCTTCTATACCTAGAGAAATTGAAATAGGCGCACCACTTTTTGCTTCACTACGGTCTTATGTCACTGGATCCAATCGCTTATCCTTCTATTTCAAAAAGAATATTCAAGGATTAATTAGTTTAACACAACTTAAAGAATCAAAAAGTGATATTACATTACAATTCAAATTAGAAAGCAGCTTTTCAGATAGTCAAATTGTTGCAAAACGATTGGACAAAAAAGCGAATACATTCGAATATAATGTAGAACAAGTTTGGCCACTAAAAAAAGGGCTCACTAAATATTCTGCTCAAATTAGCAAAAAAGATTTCTTAGCTGGTCCAATCAATAAACCAGACGCGACCTGGGATTTCTTCCTGCGTTCCCAAAACATGCCCGACCTACCTATTTTGGTCCCAAATACGATTGAACTTGACTCCTCCGATTTCTTTGATATTGCTAACAAACAATTCAAGGCGCAACTAACAAAAAATGATTTCAATAATTTAGCTTGCCTTACTGTTGCTGCACCTAAGATTAAAGAAGATATAACTAAAATTGCTGTTATGGGAACTTGTTTTAGCCGTAATGCTTTTAATTCATCACCATTCTTTAATCCAGATTATAAAGCCTTTTTCGAATGTAATTTCACGCAGTTCCATTCGTCTATCATCAGTGTTATGACGAAACCTGCTGAACAAGTTAATTTAGATAAATATACCGATATCGCCAAAAGTGAAAAAGCGTTTGTAGTGGAAGATTGGAAAAAAGACTTCTTTACCAATCTCAAAGATTCAAACTCGGATTATTTCCTAATCGACCTTTATCCTGATGTCATTCGTCCTGTTATCTGGATAAACGATGAAACAGCGATTACATTATCTTATGTCATCGAACAAAGTCAGTTACTAAATGATATTTCTTATGAACGGATTTTAGACCATATTGATAACGAAGCGTTCTTTAACGAATGGAAAGGTTATGCAGACCAATTCATCGAAAAATTGACAGAAGTAATCCCTGCCGATCGAGTTATTTTAAACTTAGGTGGATTCACTACTTCCTATTATGACGAAGATGGTAAAGTTGTAACCTATAAAAATAAAATGGCTATTGAAAAAAATAATTACTTCTGGGATCGCCTAAATAATTATTTCTTATCCAAATTGCCCGAAGCTCGCGTAATCGACTTTTCTAAAAAGACATATATAGGTGATTTCAACTATCCATTCGGACATTCGTTTTCTCACTTTGAGTCGCCATATTACAAAGATTTCTTGAAAGAACTTATTTACATCACTAAATCTTAA